From a region of the Flavobacterium sediminilitoris genome:
- a CDS encoding glycerophosphodiester phosphodiesterase, which yields MILRNTFFSIVALFFTACNNDDNSNNVDSQSSKYPTLSGENPLIVAHRGASGYLPEHTIASYAKAIELGADFIEPDLVMTSDGVLVVRHEPMLSGTTNVADIPAFASKKTTKNIDGAMIEDWFVSDFTLLEIKQLKAKQAFIERPQQFNNLYEVPTFAEVIALAKEKSAQLGKTIGIYPETKHPSFHEVLNLNISDKLLEELTIAGWNSATSPVYVQSFEVSNLQYIRSKSSVKIIQLLSCYDVALNGDLIFDVPNGEIISNGQPYDWYLQGDNRNFSFFTTDEGLDFVKTYANGIGPWKPFIISYKGTDANNDGFADDMNADGKINDADKEAITPTDLITKAHSRGLQVHAYTFRNESRRLLSNYHNNPIAEYQAFYQLGLDGLFTDFTDTAVTAR from the coding sequence ATGATTCTTAGAAACACTTTTTTTTCTATTGTTGCTTTATTCTTTACAGCATGTAATAATGATGATAATTCTAACAATGTAGATTCTCAATCTTCAAAGTACCCTACTTTATCTGGAGAAAATCCACTAATTGTGGCTCATAGAGGAGCTTCTGGATATTTACCTGAACATACCATAGCTTCTTACGCAAAAGCTATAGAACTAGGTGCTGACTTTATTGAACCTGATTTAGTTATGACTTCAGATGGTGTTTTAGTTGTACGTCATGAACCAATGCTTTCAGGAACTACAAATGTTGCAGATATTCCTGCTTTTGCTTCTAAAAAAACCACAAAAAATATTGATGGAGCAATGATAGAAGATTGGTTTGTTTCTGATTTTACTTTATTGGAAATTAAACAATTAAAAGCAAAACAAGCTTTTATAGAAAGACCACAACAATTTAATAACTTATACGAAGTTCCTACTTTTGCAGAAGTAATTGCATTAGCTAAAGAAAAATCAGCTCAGTTAGGTAAAACTATTGGAATATATCCAGAAACAAAACATCCTTCCTTTCATGAAGTGCTAAATTTAAATATTTCTGATAAATTATTAGAAGAATTAACAATTGCAGGATGGAATAGTGCAACTTCACCTGTATATGTTCAATCTTTTGAAGTGTCTAATTTGCAATATATTCGATCAAAATCGTCAGTTAAAATTATTCAATTATTAAGTTGCTATGATGTGGCCCTAAATGGAGATTTAATTTTTGACGTACCCAACGGAGAGATTATTTCAAATGGACAGCCTTATGATTGGTATTTACAAGGTGATAATAGAAATTTTAGTTTCTTTACTACTGACGAAGGCTTGGATTTTGTAAAAACGTATGCAAATGGAATAGGACCATGGAAGCCTTTTATTATTTCTTATAAAGGTACAGATGCAAATAATGATGGTTTTGCAGATGATATGAATGCAGATGGAAAAATAAATGATGCAGATAAAGAAGCAATAACTCCTACAGACTTAATAACAAAAGCACATAGTAGAGGATTGCAAGTTCATGCCTATACTTTTAGAAACGAAAGCAGAAGACTATTGAGTAATTATCATAACAATCCTATAGCAGAATACCAAGCTTTTTATCAATTAGGGTTAGATGGTTTATTTACCGATTTTACTGATACGGCAGTAACAGCAAGATAG
- a CDS encoding peptidoglycan DD-metalloendopeptidase family protein — translation MIHFKQILETIQDVKVIDASIDYKDYVALDLSTKNTNLIALDVTDAVLFEEFIGNHLTKNNAKVAYGGYCEVRNLYQRSSTFKNNVSDERNIHIGLDLWIKAGTPVLAALDGKVHSFQNNISLGDYGPTIILEHQIENFIFHTLYGHLSLESLTDLSIGMEVKKGNQIGTLGDHTVNGDYAPHLHFQIIKDMQDKKGDYPGVSSQKDLDFFIENCPNPNLLLKI, via the coding sequence ATGATACACTTTAAACAAATTTTAGAAACTATTCAAGACGTAAAAGTTATTGACGCTTCTATTGATTATAAAGATTATGTTGCTTTAGATTTATCTACAAAAAACACTAATTTAATAGCACTAGATGTTACAGATGCAGTACTTTTTGAAGAGTTTATAGGAAATCATTTGACAAAAAACAACGCCAAAGTAGCTTATGGCGGTTATTGTGAAGTGAGAAATTTATACCAACGAAGTTCTACTTTTAAAAACAATGTAAGTGATGAGAGAAACATACACATTGGTTTAGACTTATGGATAAAAGCCGGAACTCCTGTTTTAGCGGCTTTAGATGGAAAAGTCCATAGTTTTCAAAATAATATTAGTTTAGGTGATTATGGCCCTACAATAATTCTTGAACATCAAATAGAAAATTTCATCTTTCATACTTTATATGGTCATCTTTCGTTAGAAAGTTTAACTGACTTATCAATTGGTATGGAAGTAAAAAAAGGAAATCAAATTGGAACTTTAGGAGACCATACTGTTAATGGTGATTACGCTCCACATTTACATTTTCAAATTATAAAAGACATGCAAGACAAAAAAGGTGATTACCCTGGTGTTTCTAGTCAGAAAGATTTGGACTTTTTTATTGAAAACTGTCCTAATCCTAATTTATTATTGAAGATTTAA
- a CDS encoding DUF3037 domain-containing protein encodes MHEKHLYDYAVIRVIPKVEREEFINIGLMLFSKRQKYLRIKYHIPHEKITSFCPEFDLEQLKINLDAFVNICEGKKEGGPIATFEIAERFRWITAVKSSSIQTSRPHSGFSYDLEATFEKLYLELVL; translated from the coding sequence ATGCACGAAAAACACTTATATGATTATGCTGTAATTCGTGTAATACCTAAGGTAGAGCGCGAAGAGTTTATTAATATTGGCTTAATGCTGTTTAGCAAACGTCAAAAATACTTACGAATTAAGTATCACATTCCACATGAAAAAATCACTTCATTTTGTCCTGAATTTGATTTAGAACAATTAAAAATCAATTTAGATGCTTTTGTAAATATCTGTGAAGGTAAAAAGGAAGGAGGTCCAATAGCTACATTTGAAATTGCAGAACGCTTTAGATGGATAACTGCTGTGAAAAGTTCAAGTATACAAACTTCAAGACCACATTCTGGATTTAGCTACGATTTGGAAGCAACATTTGAAAAATTGTACTTAGAATTGGTATTATAA
- a CDS encoding HipA family kinase codes for MNLNLRTVNVTRYITPLREGGSLPALAEADDDFKYVLKFRGAGHGVKALIAEFLGGQIAKYLGLPIPELVFANLDEAFGRTEADEEIQDLLKFSQGLNLGLHYLSGAITYDAAANECDALLASKIVWLDAFITNVDRTFKNTNLLIWKKDIWLIDHGASFYFHHSWTNWKTTAITPFTLIKDHVLLPKATLLEEAHKEFTSKLNDTILEEIVNQIPDDWLHWEDQNITPDEIKKVYFQFLSLRLANAETFLNQAQNARKTLI; via the coding sequence ATGAATTTAAATCTACGTACGGTAAACGTAACACGATATATAACACCGCTTCGTGAAGGTGGTTCTTTACCTGCTTTGGCAGAAGCCGATGACGACTTTAAATATGTACTAAAATTTAGAGGAGCAGGGCATGGTGTAAAAGCACTGATTGCAGAATTTTTAGGTGGACAAATTGCTAAATATTTAGGTTTACCTATTCCTGAACTAGTATTTGCAAACTTAGATGAAGCTTTCGGAAGAACCGAAGCAGATGAAGAAATACAAGATTTATTAAAATTTAGTCAAGGTCTAAATTTAGGACTTCATTACTTATCTGGAGCTATAACCTATGATGCTGCTGCCAATGAATGCGATGCTTTATTAGCTTCAAAAATTGTTTGGTTAGATGCTTTCATAACCAATGTAGACCGAACATTTAAAAACACAAATCTTTTAATTTGGAAAAAGGACATTTGGCTTATTGATCATGGTGCATCTTTTTATTTTCATCATTCTTGGACCAATTGGAAAACCACTGCGATTACTCCTTTTACACTAATAAAAGATCATGTTTTATTACCAAAAGCAACTCTATTAGAAGAAGCGCACAAAGAGTTTACTTCCAAATTAAATGATACTATCTTAGAAGAAATTGTAAATCAAATTCCAGACGATTGGTTACATTGGGAAGATCAAAATATAACTCCAGATGAAATTAAAAAAGTTTATTTTCAATTTCTATCCTTACGATTAGCAAATGCTGAAACATTTTTAAATCAAGCTCAAAATGCACGAAAAACACTTATATGA
- a CDS encoding heat-shock protein Hsp90 produces the protein MKKIFLSFTFVTILSLISCKEEVKKEETTLQETETIETPTKEVTPFTKDIETAHKKNDFLSKEAVSYTIVVKFGGQDYLDAKFTQSVDGTMIKMEKADGETIIYDGTEVYTNKADGDLGRARFDIFTWSYFFALPYKLNDNGTIWSDFTNKPFYGEEVPTGKLSFESNIGDAPDDWYVAYKNPNNNYLVGAAYIVSYGKGKEKAEEEPHAVKYNNFTEVEGIPFSTDWTYHMWTNETGFGDLIGEAKLSNITFSKLNTEVFKKPSDATIVPLNK, from the coding sequence ATGAAAAAAATCTTTTTGTCTTTTACATTCGTTACAATTTTATCACTTATATCTTGTAAAGAAGAAGTAAAAAAAGAAGAAACTACACTCCAAGAAACTGAAACTATTGAAACGCCTACGAAAGAAGTAACACCATTTACAAAAGATATAGAAACAGCTCATAAAAAAAATGATTTCTTATCAAAAGAAGCTGTTAGTTATACTATAGTAGTAAAATTTGGTGGACAAGATTATCTTGATGCTAAATTTACTCAATCTGTTGATGGAACAATGATTAAAATGGAGAAAGCAGATGGAGAAACTATTATTTATGATGGTACTGAAGTTTATACAAATAAAGCAGACGGAGATTTAGGTCGTGCAAGATTTGATATTTTTACTTGGTCTTATTTCTTTGCACTACCATACAAGTTAAATGACAATGGAACTATTTGGTCTGATTTTACTAACAAACCATTTTATGGAGAAGAAGTACCAACTGGAAAATTAAGCTTTGAATCAAATATTGGTGATGCGCCTGATGATTGGTATGTTGCTTACAAAAACCCTAACAACAATTATTTAGTAGGTGCAGCATACATTGTTAGTTATGGAAAAGGGAAAGAAAAAGCGGAAGAAGAGCCTCATGCTGTAAAATATAATAACTTCACAGAAGTAGAAGGAATTCCTTTTTCAACAGATTGGACTTACCATATGTGGACAAATGAAACTGGTTTTGGAGATTTAATTGGAGAAGCTAAATTATCAAATATTACATTTTCAAAATTAAATACTGAAGTATTTAAAAAACCTTCAGACGCTACTATAGTTCCTCTGAACAAATAA
- a CDS encoding 3-deoxy-D-manno-octulosonic acid transferase: MLFLYNLIVILASQLLKLVALFSPKIKLFINGRKNVFDILSSKIGATDKTIWFHAASLGEYEQGLPVIEKVKDQFPNHKIIITFFSPSGYEVRKNNPIADVTLYLPLDTKANAKKFIKLAKPEMVFFIKYEFWPNYLNELKQQQVKTYLISGIFREKQAFFKWYGGFYRDALKAFDYFFVQNEKSKLLVQKIGFSNVKISGDTRFDRVVSILERDNTLDFIEQFKNNKTTIVIGSSWPKDENLLVDFINQANDTVKFIIAPHNIKTEQIASLRSQIIKSTILFSEKDTNNQHNSLNDYQVFIIDTIGILTKIYSYGDIAYVGGGFGNPGVHNILEPATFGMPIVIGPNYSHFAEATALVNIQGCISISNYIELKNAFDLLLQNKDERYEKGHICNTFVQMNKGATTIILNHIS, encoded by the coding sequence ATGCTTTTTTTATATAATTTAATCGTTATTTTGGCTTCACAATTGCTAAAATTAGTTGCTCTTTTTAGTCCAAAAATTAAGCTCTTTATAAATGGTAGAAAAAATGTTTTTGACATTCTATCGAGCAAAATAGGTGCAACAGATAAAACGATATGGTTTCATGCAGCTTCACTTGGTGAATATGAACAAGGGCTACCTGTGATTGAAAAAGTTAAAGATCAGTTTCCAAATCATAAAATTATTATCACTTTTTTTTCACCTTCCGGTTATGAAGTAAGAAAAAACAATCCTATTGCTGATGTAACATTATATTTACCATTAGATACTAAAGCAAATGCTAAAAAGTTCATAAAACTTGCAAAACCTGAAATGGTATTTTTTATTAAATATGAATTTTGGCCTAATTATTTAAACGAATTAAAACAACAACAAGTTAAAACCTATTTAATTTCGGGTATTTTTAGAGAAAAACAAGCTTTCTTTAAATGGTATGGTGGTTTTTACAGAGATGCTTTAAAAGCATTTGACTATTTTTTTGTTCAAAACGAAAAATCAAAATTGCTAGTACAAAAAATCGGTTTTTCTAATGTAAAAATTTCTGGAGACACCCGTTTTGACAGAGTAGTTTCTATCTTAGAAAGAGACAATACGTTAGATTTTATTGAGCAATTTAAAAACAATAAAACTACAATAGTAATTGGTAGTTCATGGCCAAAAGATGAAAATTTACTCGTAGATTTTATCAATCAAGCTAATGATACTGTCAAATTTATCATTGCACCGCATAATATTAAAACAGAACAAATTGCTTCATTGAGGTCTCAAATAATAAAATCCACTATTCTTTTTTCGGAAAAAGACACTAATAATCAACATAATTCATTAAATGATTATCAAGTTTTCATTATTGACACTATTGGTATTTTAACCAAAATTTATAGTTATGGAGATATTGCTTACGTAGGTGGTGGATTTGGAAATCCTGGTGTTCATAATATCCTTGAACCTGCTACTTTTGGAATGCCAATTGTTATTGGACCCAATTATTCTCATTTTGCAGAAGCTACTGCTTTAGTGAACATTCAGGGCTGTATTTCTATTTCAAATTATATAGAATTGAAAAATGCTTTCGATCTACTACTTCAAAATAAAGATGAGCGTTATGAAAAAGGCCATATTTGCAATACTTTTGTTCAGATGAATAAAGGAGCAACTACTATTATTCTAAATCACATTTCATAA
- a CDS encoding GNAT family N-acetyltransferase — protein sequence MITFHPLQNPSSNSSEQINQIEIITSMMKDFYAIDNYPIDVETSKKLFIEFTTNESLGKSWLIYLDDTIVGYVILSFIFSFEYKGRIAFLDELYIKEEARGKGIGKEAVTFIKEQAKQLNLKLIYLEVEHHNENAQKLYLANQFEAHNRKLLKYKL from the coding sequence TTGATTACTTTTCATCCTCTTCAAAACCCAAGCTCAAACAGTAGCGAACAAATTAATCAAATTGAAATAATCACTTCAATGATGAAAGATTTTTATGCTATTGACAATTATCCTATTGATGTTGAAACTTCTAAAAAATTATTTATCGAATTTACCACTAATGAAAGTCTTGGAAAATCTTGGTTAATTTATTTAGACGATACTATTGTAGGTTATGTCATTTTATCTTTCATTTTTAGTTTTGAATACAAAGGAAGAATTGCTTTTTTAGACGAATTATACATTAAAGAAGAAGCACGTGGAAAAGGAATTGGTAAAGAAGCTGTTACTTTCATTAAAGAACAAGCAAAACAATTAAATCTTAAACTTATTTATTTAGAAGTAGAACATCATAATGAAAATGCTCAGAAATTATATCTGGCAAATCAGTTTGAGGCTCATAATCGTAAATTACTTAAATATAAACTTTAA
- a CDS encoding DegT/DnrJ/EryC1/StrS family aminotransferase, with protein sequence MKKLQMVDLKSQYEKIKEEVNASIQEVLDTNTYINGPLVHQFQADLEKYLGVKHVIPCANGTDALQIAMMGLGLQPGDEVITADFTFAATVEVIALLQLTPVLVDVDIATMNISLEAIKKAITPKTKAIVPVHLFGRAANMDAIMEIANEHNLFVIEDNAQAIGADYISKDGSKKKVGTIGHVASTSFFPSKNLGCYGDGGAIFTNDDALAHTLRGIVNHGMYERYHHDVVGVNSRLDSIQAGVLKAKLSHLDHYNKARKEAANKYNNAFASNSNIITPSFDITADDHVFHQYVIRITNGKRDGLLAHLQSKEIPCAIYYPIPLHSQKAYKDDRYNESDFPVTNQLVNEVIALPMHTELDDEQIKFITDSVLEFV encoded by the coding sequence ATGAAAAAATTACAAATGGTTGACTTAAAGAGTCAATATGAAAAAATTAAAGAAGAAGTTAACGCTTCAATACAAGAAGTTTTAGACACAAATACATACATAAATGGACCTTTAGTTCATCAATTTCAAGCAGATTTAGAAAAATATTTAGGAGTTAAGCATGTTATACCATGTGCAAATGGTACTGACGCTCTGCAAATTGCTATGATGGGATTAGGATTGCAACCAGGAGATGAGGTTATTACTGCCGATTTTACTTTTGCTGCAACAGTTGAAGTTATTGCTTTATTGCAATTAACACCTGTTTTAGTTGATGTTGATATTGCTACTATGAATATTTCATTAGAAGCTATTAAAAAAGCAATTACACCAAAAACAAAAGCAATTGTTCCTGTTCATTTATTTGGACGTGCAGCAAATATGGATGCTATTATGGAAATTGCAAATGAGCATAATTTATTTGTAATAGAAGATAACGCACAAGCTATTGGAGCAGATTATATAAGTAAAGATGGTTCTAAGAAAAAAGTAGGAACAATAGGACATGTGGCATCTACTTCATTCTTCCCATCTAAAAACTTAGGTTGTTATGGAGATGGTGGTGCTATTTTTACAAATGATGATGCATTAGCACATACTTTAAGAGGAATAGTAAATCATGGAATGTATGAGCGCTATCATCATGATGTTGTGGGTGTTAATTCTCGTTTAGATAGTATTCAAGCAGGTGTTTTGAAGGCTAAATTATCACACTTGGATCATTATAATAAAGCAAGAAAAGAAGCCGCTAACAAATATAATAATGCCTTTGCGAGTAATTCTAATATAATTACTCCAAGTTTTGATATTACAGCAGACGATCATGTTTTTCATCAATATGTAATTAGAATTACAAACGGAAAGAGAGACGGATTATTAGCTCATTTGCAAAGTAAAGAAATACCATGTGCAATTTATTATCCAATACCATTGCACAGTCAAAAAGCATACAAAGATGATCGTTATAATGAATCTGATTTTCCTGTAACAAATCAATTGGTAAATGAAGTAATTGCATTGCCAATGCATACAGAATTGGACGATGAACAAATTAAATTTATAACAGATTCAGTCTTAGAATTTGTATAA
- the galE gene encoding UDP-glucose 4-epimerase GalE, translated as MKILVTGGLGFIGSHTVVELQNEGFEVLVVDNLSNSSEKVLDGIFNITGKKPAFEKIDLRDKSSVQKLFQTHQNISGVIHFAASKAVGESVENPLLYYENNINTLVYLLQELKELPNANFIFSSSCTVYGQAEKMPITENASVQPAISPYGNTKQIGEEIISDVAKVTKLNAILLRYFNPIGAHPSTEIGELPLGIPQNLIPYITQTAIGLREQLSIYGNDYQTPDGTAIRDYIHVVDLAKAHVIALQRLLNNRNVEKVEVFNLGTGTGSSVLEVVNAFEKVSGQKLNYKIVGRREGDVVEAYANTDYANTVLGWKAQSTLEEALDSAWKWEQKIRS; from the coding sequence ATGAAAATACTAGTAACAGGAGGATTAGGTTTTATAGGATCTCACACAGTTGTAGAATTGCAAAATGAAGGTTTTGAAGTTCTTGTTGTTGATAATTTATCAAATTCATCAGAAAAAGTTTTAGATGGAATTTTTAACATTACAGGAAAGAAACCTGCTTTTGAAAAAATAGATTTACGAGATAAATCATCTGTTCAAAAGTTATTTCAAACGCATCAAAATATTTCAGGAGTTATTCATTTTGCAGCATCAAAAGCAGTTGGAGAAAGTGTAGAGAACCCTTTATTATATTATGAAAATAATATTAATACACTAGTTTATTTATTACAAGAGTTGAAAGAATTACCAAATGCTAATTTTATTTTCAGTTCTTCTTGTACAGTTTATGGGCAAGCCGAAAAAATGCCAATTACTGAAAATGCATCCGTTCAACCTGCAATTTCACCTTATGGAAATACAAAACAAATTGGGGAAGAAATCATTTCTGATGTAGCTAAAGTAACAAAGTTGAATGCAATTTTATTACGTTATTTTAATCCAATTGGAGCTCATCCATCGACTGAAATAGGGGAATTACCATTAGGTATTCCTCAAAATTTAATTCCATATATTACACAAACAGCAATAGGATTAAGAGAACAATTGTCAATTTATGGTAATGATTATCAAACGCCAGACGGAACAGCAATTCGCGATTATATTCATGTAGTAGATTTGGCAAAAGCGCATGTTATTGCTTTACAGCGATTGTTAAATAATCGAAATGTAGAAAAAGTTGAGGTTTTTAATCTTGGAACAGGAACAGGAAGCTCTGTTTTAGAAGTTGTAAACGCTTTTGAAAAAGTTTCAGGTCAAAAGTTAAATTATAAAATAGTAGGTAGAAGGGAAGGAGATGTTGTAGAAGCGTATGCTAACACAGACTATGCTAATACAGTTTTAGGTTGGAAAGCACAATCTACACTCGAAGAAGCCTTAGATAGTGCATGGAAATGGGAACAGAAAATTAGAAGCTAA
- a CDS encoding radical SAM protein — protein MYIFNSLVLKIASRCNLNCSYCFMYNLGDDSYKNQPKFIAEDTIDAIIEKTKIYIIKNKLITFNFLFHGGEPLLIEKEKFQEIILKLKAIENQITDLNVSFSIQTNGVLLDEEWCKILLENKVEIGISIDSTKESHDKYRIDHKGKGSYKAVKEAVNLVKKITKRADVITVMDVAENPVKVYESLKNLNVDSVNFLIKDFTYDNFPYTIDSNYTQPHADFLIELFDIWFEDKEKIDIPLFIGYINVILGFADFNDVNSNELKSLIIETNGEIEPIDSLKACGQEFTKTNINIKQNELESIFKSPLGNLYYNESLKVCSQCQDCPIFEICLGGRLVHRFKKENGFDNPSVYCEDMVKFICHVQNRLYDVFPDIDKNEIERLNYKEILALNKLNGTSKLDNEKLKLYKNAI, from the coding sequence ATGTATATATTTAATTCATTGGTTTTAAAAATAGCTAGTCGTTGCAATTTAAATTGCTCCTATTGTTTTATGTATAATCTTGGTGACGATTCTTATAAAAATCAACCTAAATTTATTGCTGAAGATACAATTGATGCTATTATTGAGAAAACGAAAATCTATATTATTAAAAATAAACTTATCACTTTTAATTTTTTATTTCATGGAGGAGAACCGCTATTGATTGAAAAAGAAAAGTTTCAAGAGATTATTTTAAAACTAAAAGCTATTGAAAATCAAATTACAGATTTAAATGTTTCATTTAGTATTCAAACAAATGGCGTTTTATTAGATGAAGAATGGTGTAAAATACTTTTAGAAAATAAAGTAGAGATAGGTATTAGCATTGATAGTACCAAAGAATCTCATGATAAATATAGAATAGACCACAAAGGAAAAGGGAGTTATAAAGCTGTGAAAGAAGCTGTTAATTTGGTAAAAAAAATAACAAAAAGAGCAGATGTTATTACTGTTATGGATGTAGCAGAAAACCCTGTTAAAGTATATGAAAGTTTAAAAAATTTGAATGTAGATTCGGTTAATTTTTTAATTAAAGATTTCACATATGATAACTTTCCATATACAATAGATAGTAATTATACACAACCTCATGCCGATTTTTTAATTGAATTATTTGATATTTGGTTTGAAGACAAAGAGAAAATTGACATACCTCTTTTTATTGGTTATATTAATGTTATTTTGGGATTTGCTGATTTTAATGATGTAAATTCTAACGAACTTAAATCGTTAATTATAGAAACAAATGGAGAAATTGAACCTATAGATTCTTTGAAAGCTTGCGGACAGGAATTTACTAAAACAAATATCAATATAAAACAGAATGAATTAGAATCAATCTTTAAATCTCCTTTGGGAAACTTATACTACAATGAAAGTCTGAAAGTATGTTCTCAATGTCAAGATTGTCCTATTTTTGAAATTTGTTTAGGAGGAAGATTAGTCCATCGTTTTAAAAAAGAAAATGGTTTTGACAATCCATCAGTTTATTGCGAAGACATGGTAAAGTTTATTTGTCATGTTCAAAATAGATTATATGATGTTTTTCCAGATATTGATAAAAATGAAATTGAACGCTTAAATTATAAAGAAATTTTAGCGCTAAACAAATTAAATGGAACAAGTAAATTAGATAATGAAAAACTTAAACTATATAAGAATGCTATTTAA